Genomic window (Gemmatimonadota bacterium):
TCCGATTCCGACTGTCCGGCGGGGTCTTCCGCTCCCAGAGGGAACGCGGGACAACCCCGAACATGGCACCGCCATCCAGACGGAAGGTGCCGTCGGAAACCAGATCGCACCGGATGGAGCCGATGTTCATTTTCGGGCCGCCCGCTTTCCGCCCGGCCATGACGCGAGCGCTTTCGTGAGAAGCCGCACACCGAAGCCGGTCGCGCCACGATGAGGACCCCGGCGCGCACGCCCGACCGACGCGATGTCCAGATGCGCCCAGGATGCGTCACGAGTGAACTCGCGCAGGAACGCGGCACCGGCAATCGTGCCCGCGCCATGCTTGCCCGTGTTGCGGACATCCGCGTTGGGTGTCTCCACATCCTGCCGGTGCCCGTCCTCCAGTGGAAGCTGCCAGAGATTCTCACCCACCGCGGTCCCCGCATCGCGGAGCCGCTGGATCAGCGCCGAGTCCGTCCCGAGGATGGCGGCGGCCCGATCTCCCAGCGCGCCAAACACCGCACCGGTCAGCGTGGCCAGATCCACGACGGCGGCGGGATCGTACCGGGTCACCGCATAGTCCAGCGCGTCCGCCAGAACGATCCGGCCCTCTGCGTCCGTGTTGAGAACTTCGATCGTTTTGCCGCTTCGCGATCCAATGACATCCCCCGGCCGGTAAGCCGTCCCTGAGATCATGTTCTCTACAGCCGGGACCAGTCCGATCACGCGGCGACGGACACCCCGCGACGCCACCGCCTGCATGGCGCCAATCACGGCGCATCCGCCACACTTGTCGTACTTCATCTCCGCCATGCTCAAGCTGGGCTTGATCGAAAGTCCGCCGGAATCGAAGACCAGCCCCTTGCCCACAAGAACGATCGGAGCCCCCCCGTCGCCTTCATGCTCCATCACGATGAACCGGGGTTCCGTTGCGGCGGCGCTCCCGACCGCGAGCAGCGCTTCCATGTTTTCCTTCGCGATCCCCGCTGGCCCGAGAACACGCACGGCAAAGGAATGCTGCTTTCCGAGGCTGCGGGCTTCCTCTGCAAGAGCCGCAGGGGACATTCGGTTTGCGGGTTCATCCGCAAGGCGACGCGCCGAGAGCACGGCTTCGCCCAGAGAACGACCCGCGCGGATCCCCTGCTCAACGCCCGTCACGCCGCGTGCTGTCCTGGCCAGAAACACCCAGCGTCCCGGCCGATGCGGCGCGGGCTTCGTCGACGCGCTCCAGCGGTAGGTTCCCTCCAGAATGCCGTCGACGGCCGCGGCAACCAGATCGCGAAGTCTCGCTCCGGTACCCAGCGCACCGCACTCCACCGCGACTGAGTCCACACGATCGATCACGCGCGCGCGGGCCGCGTTCGCGAATGCGGTGCGAACGGACGCGGGCGTGATGCCGTCGTCCTCCCCCAGACCGACCAGCAGGATGCGCGGGAAGCGCACGACTCCCGGGACCACCAGCGAAAGAGTGTCCCTCGGCTTCCCCTGGAAGTCCCCGAGATCGACAGCGCGAGCCACCACCTGCGCTCCCCCTCGCGTGATCCGATCCAGGCGGGGAGCCAGTCCCTGCGCGGGCGAGGGGTTCGGAACAAGAAGCA
Coding sequences:
- a CDS encoding leucyl aminopeptidase, whose translation is MPVFLAHGPASDPSLGADLLLVPNPSPAQGLAPRLDRITRGGAQVVARAVDLGDFQGKPRDTLSLVVPGVVRFPRILLVGLGEDDGITPASVRTAFANAARARVIDRVDSVAVECGALGTGARLRDLVAAAVDGILEGTYRWSASTKPAPHRPGRWVFLARTARGVTGVEQGIRAGRSLGEAVLSARRLADEPANRMSPAALAEEARSLGKQHSFAVRVLGPAGIAKENMEALLAVGSAAATEPRFIVMEHEGDGGAPIVLVGKGLVFDSGGLSIKPSLSMAEMKYDKCGGCAVIGAMQAVASRGVRRRVIGLVPAVENMISGTAYRPGDVIGSRSGKTIEVLNTDAEGRIVLADALDYAVTRYDPAAVVDLATLTGAVFGALGDRAAAILGTDSALIQRLRDAGTAVGENLWQLPLEDGHRQDVETPNADVRNTGKHGAGTIAGAAFLREFTRDASWAHLDIASVGRARRGPHRGATGFGVRLLTKALASWPGGKRAARK